DNA from Devosia yakushimensis:
CATGGGCCGACCCGCTGCATCGACTGAAATGGACGAAAGCCAGTTCGAGCGGATACTGACCAACACGGCCCGGATCGCGCTGGTGCTGATCGGATTTGCGGTATTGCTCGTGGTATTGCAGGCCGGAAAGGTCATTCTGGCGCCGGTGACGCTGGCCATTGTCATCGGGCTGATGTTCGGGCCGGTGGCCGACCGGCTCGAGGGATTTGGAATTCCGCCGGCGCTCTCGGCAGGTGTGGTCGTCCTGCTGTTGCTGGCGGTGATATTCGGCGGCGTGGCGCTGTTTGCCGTGCCGCTCTCGGAATGGGTGGCGCGGGCTCCGGCGATCTGGGACAAGCTGCAGAACGAAATCTCGGCGCTGCGCGAGCCGATGGAATCGGTGGCCGCGTTCCAGGAGCAATTGACCTCGCTGTTCGGCAGCGCCTCGGCCATGGCGGTGACGGTGGAGGATGGCGGGCAGGTGATTGGCCTTGCCATGCTGGCGCCCGCCATTGGGGCGCAGGTGCTGATTTTCCTCGCCAGCCTCTATTTCTTCGTGGCGACGCGGGACCATATTCGCGTCTCGGTGCTCTCGCTCTGCGTGAGCCGGCGGATGCGCTGGCGCACGGCGCATATCTTTCTCGATGTGGAGACCAAGGTCAGCCGGTTTCTGCTGTCGATCACCTTCATCAATGCCTGTGTCGGTTGCGCCGTGGCGCTGGCCATGTGGGCCATCGGCATGCCGTCGCCGATCCTGTGGGGCGCGATGGCGGCGGTGCTCAATTACATTCCCTATGTGGGGCAGGGGGTGATGATCCTGGTGTTGCTGGCCGTGGGCCTGGGCACGCAAACCGGCCTCGAAAATATCCTGCTGCCGGTGGGGTGCTATGTGGCCATCAACTTTGTCGAAGGGCAGATCGTTACGCCGCATTTCATCGGGCGGACGATGACGCTCAACCCCTTCATCATCTTTCTTTCGATCACTTTCTGGCTCTGGGCCTGGGGGCCGGTGGGCGGGCTCATCGCCGTGCCGACGCTGCTGATCGCCCATTCCATCCTCACCCATGCGGTGCCCAGCAAGCCGGTCAAACCCAAGCGCCCCGTGCGGCGGACGCGCAATATGACGGACCGGGAGGAATTGCTGGCCAATGCCGCGGTGGCTATTCGCGAACAGAGCGAGGAGCAGCAGAAGGCCGAAGACAAACGCAAGGAAGAGCGGATGCAGCCTCCCGAAGGGACCGCGCCAAGCGGGGTGGAACCGGCAACGTGAAGCTGCCCTGCGATCGCGGCGCTTGACGCGCCGGGACGGATCGGAACACTGCCTATTGTGGTTCGGATTTGTAGCGGGAGAATCTGGTGGCGGGCGAAGCGATTGGACACGCGGCAGAAGCCGCATCGCATGGCGGGATCGACCTGCTGCCGGTCGTGGCGCTGCTGGCTGCCGGGGTGATCGCCGTGCCGCTGTTCAAGCGGCTGGGCCTGGGTTCGGTGCTGGGGTATCTGGCGGCGGGCCTGCTGCTGGGGCCATCGGGGCTTGAAGTCATCAATGATCCGGCTTCGGTGCTGCACCTGGCCGAATTGGGCGTGGTGATGTTCCTGTTCATCATCGGGCTCGAAATGGAGCCGTCGCGGCTGTGGTCGCTACGCAAGCAGATTTTTGGTCTGGGCGTGATTCAGGTTTCTATTTGCGGGCTGTTGCTGACCGGGGTCGGTATTCTGCTCGGTTTTGCGCCGGCTGTGGCCTTCGTCTTCGGCATGGGGTTCGTGCTGACGTCCACGGCCATCGTCATGCAGATTCTGGGCGAGCGGGGGGAGCTGTCGACCGATAGCGGGCAGCGCATGGTTTCCATCCTGCTGCTCGAAGACCTCGCCATCGTGCCGCTACTGGCTGTTGTCGCCATTCTTGCGCCGACCGGCGGGGAAGAGACGCTGGTGACCCGGTTGACCGGGATTGCCATCGCGCTGGGCGCTATTGGCCTTTTGATTTTCCTCGGCCGCCGCATCATGAACCCGTTCTTTTCGCTGCTGGCCTCGACCAAGCTGCGCGAGGTGATGACGGCCGCGGCCCTGCTAGTGGTGCTGGGGGCGGCGCTGCTGTTCCAGGTCAGCGGGCTCTCCATGGCCATGGGGGCCTTCCTTGCCGGCGTGCTGCTGTCGACCTCGACCTTCCGGCATCAGTTGGAGGCCGATGTCGAGCCCTTCCGCGGCATTCTGCTTGGCCTGTTCTTCCTGGCCGTGGGGATGTCGCTCGGTCTGGCGACGGTGTGGGCGAACTGGGGCATTATCGCCCTCAGCGTGGTGGCCTATATGCTGGTCAAGGCCGCGGCGATCTATTGCATCGCGCGGGTGCTGAAATCGAGCCATGGCGAGGCGCTGGAGCGGGCCGTGCTCATGGGGCAGGGCGGCGAATTCGCCTTCGTGCTCTATACGACCGCGGCCACGGCCGGGCTGATCGACGCGCCGACCAATGCGATCTTCACCGCCACGGTCATCATTTCCATGGTGCTGACGCCCTTCTTCATCATCGGGTTGCGCTATGTGATGCCCAAGGGGGAGACGCAGTCGATGGAGGGCGTCGAGAAGGCCGACGGGCTTTCGGGCAAGATACTCATTATCGGCTTTGGCCGGTTTGGGCAGATTGCCAGCCAGCCGCTCCTGGCTATGCATCATTCGGTGTCCATCATCGACAATGATACCGAAATGGTGCGGGTCGCCGCCCAGATCGGCTTCAAGGTCTATTATGGCGATGGCACCAGGCTCGATATCCTGCATGCCGCGGGCGCCGGCACGGCCGACGTGATCCTGATCTGCACCGACAAGAAGGAGCAGACGACCCGGATCGCCGAATTGCTGCGCGACGAATTTCCGCTGGTGCGGGTCATGGCCCGGGCTTTCGATCGCGGCCATGCCATCGAACTGGTCAAGGCCGGGGTGGAGTATCAGCTGCGCGAATTGTTCGAATCCGCGCTGACCTTTGGCGGCGACGTGGTGCAGATGCTGGGCGCGACCGAGGAGGAGGCCGCCGAAGTGGTGGCCGGCGTGCGCGACCGGGACCGGCAGCGCTTCGAGCTGCAACTGGCCGGCGAGGACTGGACCGGGCAGAATCTGCTGCTCAGCAATGCCCGCGATCAGGCCCGCGAAGGCGGGGTCGTGCTATCGGAAGAAGCGGTGGAGGACTCCGTCGCCAAGAGCGCCCAGCCTGCGTCCTAGACATGGTAGGGCTGCGCGAGGGGGCTTCCGCATGCCCAAATTAAGTGCAATGCTGACTACGACAGAGGGGAACTGTTCGTCATGAAAACTGGATTGCGATATGCCGCAAAAGCCAATCGTTTACGACGCGCCCACCCCCGAACGCCCGGCGGCAAGTGTTGAGGCCATCCAGGGCGAGATCCTCGAAAGACTGATCTATTCCGTTGGCAAGGACCCCATCGTCGCCCGGCCGCATGACTGGCTGGCGGCGACGATCCTGGCAGTCCGCGACCGGGTGATGGACCTGTGGATGGAGTCCTCGCGCGAGACGTGGCGGACGTCCAACAAGCGGGTCTATTACCTGAGCCTCGAATTCCTGATCGGCCGGCTCATGCGCGATGCCATGAGCAATGTCGGGCTGATCGAGCCGGTGCGCGACGCGCTTAGGAATCTCAATGTCGATCTGGGCGACCTGATCAATCTCGAGCCCGATGCGGCTTTGGGCAATGGCGGCCTCGGCCGTCTGGCTGCGTGTTTCCTTGAATCCATGTCGTCGGTGAAGATCCCGGCCTATGGCTATGGCATCCGCTATGTGCATGGCCTGTTCCGCCAGGAAATGAGCGAAGGCTGGCAGGTCGAACTGCCCGAGGAATGGCTGGCGCATGGCAATCCCTGGGAATTCGAGCGGCGCGAAAGCGCCTATGAGATCGGTTTTGGCGGGCATGTCGAGCCGGTGACCGATCCGGATGGCACTGTGCGCCAGGAATGGCGACCCAATGACCATCTGCTGGCCGTGGCCTTCGATACCCCTATTGTGGGCTGGCGCGGGGCCAGGGTGAATACGCTGCGGCTGTGGAGCGCGCAGCCGATCGACCCCATTCTGCTCGACAAGTTCAATTCGGGCGACCATATCGGCGCGCTGGAAGAAAGTGCGCGGGCAGAAGCCATTACGCGGGTTCTTTACCCTGCTGATTCAACGGCGGCTGGGCAGGAATTGCGGCTGCGGCAGGAGTTTTTCTTCTCCTCGGCCTCGCTGCAGGACATCGTCCGGCGGCATTTGCAGCAATATGGCGATCTGGGCTCGCTGCCCGACAAGGTGGCCATTCAGCTCAACGATACGCATCCGGCGATTTCGATTGCCGAGCTGATGCGCATCCTGGTCGACGACAATGGTCTCAAATGGGCCGATGCCTGGAAGCTGACGCGCGGCACCTTTGGCTATACCAACCATACGCTGCTGCCCGAGGCGCTGGAGAGCTGGCCGGTGGCGCTGCTCGAGCGGCTGTTGCCGCGGCACATGCAGATCATCTACCAGATTAATGCCGATGTGCTGGCGGAAGCGCGGCAGCGCGCCAAGTTCAACGATGGCCAGATTGCCAGCGTGTCGCTGATCGACGAGGCGGGCGGGCGCCGGGTGCGCATGGGCCAATTGGCCTTTGTCGGCTCGCATTCGATCAATGGCGTTTCGGCGCTGCATACCGAGCTGATGAAGCAGACGGTGTTTTCCGACCTGCACAAGCTCTACCCCGACCGCATCAATAACAAAACCAATGGCATCACGCCGCGGCGCTGGCTGATGCAATGCAATCCGGGGCTGACCAAGCTGATCGGCGACCGGATCGGCCAGGGGTTCCTCGACGATATCGACCTGCTGCAGGGGCTCAAGGCGCATGCCGAGGACCCGGGATTCCAGGAGCAGTTCGCGGGGGTCAAGAAGGCCAATAAGCAGCGGCTCGCCAAGCTGATCAAGGATCGCACGAATATCACGGTGTCGCCCGATGCGTTGTTCGACGTGCAGATCAAGCGCATCCACGAATATAAGCGGCAGCTGCTCAACGTCATCCAGGCCGTTGCCGCCTATGATGAAATTCGGGCGCATCCGGAACGCGACTATGTTCCGCGCGTCAAGATTTTCGCGGGCAAGGCGGCGCCGGGTTACTGGAACGCCAAGCTCATCATCAAGCTGATCAACGACGTCGCCAAGGTCATCAATCACGACCCGGCGGTGCGCGGCCTGCTCAAGGTGGTGTTCCTGCCCAATTACAATGTGAGCCTGGCCGAGGTGATCGTTCCCGCCGCCGATCTCAGCGAGCAGATTTCCACTGCCGGCATGGAAGCCTCGGGCACCGGCAATATGAAGTTCATGGCCAATGGCGCCATCACCATCGGCACGATGGACGGCGCCAATGTGGAAATGCACAAGGAAGTGGGGGCCGACAATATCGTCATTTTCGGGCTGTCCACGGCCGAGGTGAATGAACAGCGGGCCAAGGGCATAGCGCCTGCTGCTGCCATCGAGGCTTCGCCGCGGCTCAAGGAAGCGCTGGATTCGATCGCTTCGGGCGTGTTCTCGCCGGATGACCCCAACCGCTATCGCGATCTGATCGGCGGCTTGCGTGACCATGACTGGTTCATGGTGGCGCGCGATTTCGACGCCTATGTCGCTGCCCAGGCCGAGGTGGATGCGCTGTGGAACGACAAGAAGCGCTGGAATGCCATCGCCATCCGCAACACGGCGAGCGTGGGGTTCTTCTCGTCGGATCGCACGATCCGGCAATATGCCAAGGAAATCTGGGGCGTTACCGCGACGCCGGCATGATTGTGAGCAGCGAGGCAACCGACATGCAAGAGCGGACCCGCTTGATAAATGAATCTGGAACCCGCAGTGCCATCGGCCTGCGGCGGTCCATGGGGGGACGCGCCTGTGACTAAGGAAATCTGGCAAGCCGATACCGGGGATGTGGAGGCCATCGTCAATGGCCGCCACCCGGACCCCTTCGCCTTTCTGGGCCTGCAGGAAGCCGGGGGCGCTTGGGTGCTGCGTGCCTTCATTCCGCACGCGGAAATGGTCACGGCCTATACGCTGGAGGGCACCGAGCTGGGACATCTGTTCCCGCGCCATCCGGGCGGGTTCTTCGAGGGCAAGGTGAATGTGGACCGGCGCCAGCCGATCCGCTATCGCGCCAAGAATGCCGGTGGCGAATGGGATATCTACGATCCCTATTCCTTCGGTCCGGTGCTGGGGCCGATGGACGATTATTATATGGGCGAAGGCAGTCACCTTCGCCTGTTCGACAAGCTGGGCGCCCACGAAATGGAATTCGAGGGTATCCACGGCACCCATTTTGCCGTCTGGGCACCCAATGCGCAGCGCGTCAGCGTGGTCGGCCCGTTCAACGAGTGGGATGGGCGGCGCAACCCGATGCGCAACCGCTTCGAGAACGGCATCTGGGAAGTGTTCGTGCCGGTTCTGGGCACCGGTACGCTCTATAAATTCGAGATCGTCGGGCCGGACGGGGTCGTGCTGCCGCTCAAGGCCGATCCGTTCGCGCGCCAGTCCGAATTGCGGCCGCGCACCGCTTCGGTGGTGCCAGATCCGACGCCGTTCACCTGGACCGACGACAAATATATCGAGGAGCGGGCGACGCGTGATTGGCGGCGCACGCCGATGTCGATCTACGAAGTGCATCTGGGCAGCTGGCGCCGGCGGCCCGATGGCGGCTTCCTGACCTATGACCAATTGGCCGAGCAGCTCGTGCCCTATGCGGCAGATATGGGCTATACCCATATCGAGCTGCTGCCGGTCACCGAGCATCCGTTCGATCCGAGCTGGGGTTATCAGCCCACGGGGCTTTATTCGCCCACCTCGCGTTTTGGCGATCCGGCGGGCTTTGCCCGTTTCGTCAATGCCGCCCATGAGGCGGGGCTTGGCATCATCCTTGATTGGGTGCCGGCGCATTTCCCGACCGACGCGCATGGCCTGGCCCATTTCGATGGCACCGCGCTTTATGAGCATGCCGATCCGCGACAGGGCTATCACCCCGACTGGAACACGGCGATCTACAATTTCGGCCGCAAGGAAGTGGTGAGTTTCCTCGTCAATAACGCGCTCTATTGGCTCGAAAAATTCCATATCGACGGGCTGCGTGTCGATGCCGTGGCCTCCATGCTCTACCTCGATTATTCCCGCCAGCCGGGACAATGGGTGCCCAACAGGCACGGCGGCAATGAGAACCTGGAGGCGGTGGAATTCCTGCGCCGGGTGAATTCGGAGGCCTATCGGCTGCATCCCGGCACGTTCATGATTGCCGAGGAATCCACGGCCTGGCCGGGGGTCAGCCATCCTGCCTATACCGGCGGGCTGGGCTTCGGCTTCAAGTGGAATATGGGCTTCATGAACGACACGCTGCGCTTCATGAGCCGCGAGCCGGTGCATCGCAAATTCCACCACAACGACATGACCTTCGGCACGGTCTACGCCTTTTCGGAGAATTTCGTGCTGCCGCTGAGCCATGACGAAGTGGTGCATGGCAAGGGCTCGCTGCTGGAGAAGATGCCGGGCGATGACTGGCAGCAATTCGCCAATCTCAGAGCCTATTACGCTTTCATGTGGGGGCATCCGGGCAAGAAGCTGTTGTTCATGGGCCAGGAATTCGCGCAGCGCGAGGAATGGGCCGATGGCAAGTCGCTGGACTGGTATCTGCTCGAAGCGGGCATGCATGAAGGCATGCGCCGGCTGATTGCCGATCTTAACCTGGCCTATCGCCAATTGCCTGCCTTGCATGAGCGCGATTGCGAGCCCGATGGCTTTGAATGGGTGATCGGCAATGACCACGCCAATTCCGTCTTTGCCTGGCTGCGCAAGGCGCCGGGCGCCGATCCGGTGCTGGTCGTCTCCAATTTCACGCCAGTGCCACGCAGTGGGTACAAGATACCCATGCCGCAGGCTGGCCGGTGGGTCGAGCGCATCAATACCGATGCCGGTTGGTATTCGGGATCCAACACGGGCAACCAGGGGGCCGTGACTGCCCATGCTGTCGAGGGGCAGCATTGGCCGGCGGAGGCAGAACTTTACCTGCCGCCGCTATCGACGCTGTTCTTGAAATTCGAGCCTGAGTGATCGGGCATGAGGGATACGTCCCGGACCAATCCGGGCGACGAGTGGAGGGTTAGATATGGCAGACTACAGAGTTCCATCACCACTGGCCCGCGAGGCCATGGCCTATGTGCTTGCGGGGGGGCGCGGCACCAGGCTCATGGAACTGACCGACCGGCGCGCCAAGCCGGCCGTCTATTTCGGCGGCAAGTCGCGCATCATCGATTTTGCGCTGTCCAACGCCATCAATTCGGGCATTCGCCGTATTTCGGTGGCCACGCAGTATCAGGCCCATAGCCTGATCCGCCACCTGTCGCGCGGCTGGAACTTCCTGCGCCAGGAACGTAACGAAAGCTTCGATGTCCTGCCCGCCAGCCAGCGCGTGGCCGAGGACATGTGGTATGCCGGCACCGCCGACGCCGTTTACCAGAACATGGACATTATCGAGGATTACGGCGCCCGCTACATCGTCATCCTGGCCGGCGACCATATCTACAAGATGGACTATGAAATCATGCTGCGCCAGCATGTGGACACCGGAGCCGATGTCACCATCGGGTGCCTGGAAGTGCCGCGCATGGAGGCCACCGGCTTTGGCGTGATGCATGTGGACGGGCGCGACCGGGTGGTCAATTTCGTCGAGAAGCCCAAGGATCCGCCGGGTATTCCCGACAAGCCCGATTATGCGCTGGCCTCGATGGGCATTTATGTGTTCGAGACGCGGTTCCTGATGGAACAGCTCCGGCGCGACGCGGCGACCGAGGGATCGAGCCGCGATTTCGGCAAGGATATCATTCCCTATATCGTCAAGAACGGCACGGCCTGGGCGCACCGGTTTACCCGCTCCTGCGTGCGCTCCAGCAAGGAAGAGGTCAGCTATTGGCGCGACGTGGGGACGATCGATGCCTATTGGAAGGCCTCGATCGACCTGACCGATATCGAGCCGCAGCTCGATCTTTATGACCGCGACTGGCCGATCTGGACCTATGCCGAGATCACGCCGCCGGCCAAGTTCGTGCATGATTTCGATGGGCGGCGCGGATCGGCGGTCAATTCGCTGGTTTCGGGCGATTGCATCATTTCGGGCGGACATTTGCAGAAGACGCTGCTGTCGACCGGGTCGCGCGTTCATTCCTATTCGGAACTGCATGAGGCGGTGGTGTTG
Protein-coding regions in this window:
- a CDS encoding glycogen/starch/alpha-glucan phosphorylase; its protein translation is MPQKPIVYDAPTPERPAASVEAIQGEILERLIYSVGKDPIVARPHDWLAATILAVRDRVMDLWMESSRETWRTSNKRVYYLSLEFLIGRLMRDAMSNVGLIEPVRDALRNLNVDLGDLINLEPDAALGNGGLGRLAACFLESMSSVKIPAYGYGIRYVHGLFRQEMSEGWQVELPEEWLAHGNPWEFERRESAYEIGFGGHVEPVTDPDGTVRQEWRPNDHLLAVAFDTPIVGWRGARVNTLRLWSAQPIDPILLDKFNSGDHIGALEESARAEAITRVLYPADSTAAGQELRLRQEFFFSSASLQDIVRRHLQQYGDLGSLPDKVAIQLNDTHPAISIAELMRILVDDNGLKWADAWKLTRGTFGYTNHTLLPEALESWPVALLERLLPRHMQIIYQINADVLAEARQRAKFNDGQIASVSLIDEAGGRRVRMGQLAFVGSHSINGVSALHTELMKQTVFSDLHKLYPDRINNKTNGITPRRWLMQCNPGLTKLIGDRIGQGFLDDIDLLQGLKAHAEDPGFQEQFAGVKKANKQRLAKLIKDRTNITVSPDALFDVQIKRIHEYKRQLLNVIQAVAAYDEIRAHPERDYVPRVKIFAGKAAPGYWNAKLIIKLINDVAKVINHDPAVRGLLKVVFLPNYNVSLAEVIVPAADLSEQISTAGMEASGTGNMKFMANGAITIGTMDGANVEMHKEVGADNIVIFGLSTAEVNEQRAKGIAPAAAIEASPRLKEALDSIASGVFSPDDPNRYRDLIGGLRDHDWFMVARDFDAYVAAQAEVDALWNDKKRWNAIAIRNTASVGFFSSDRTIRQYAKEIWGVTATPA
- a CDS encoding AI-2E family transporter; translation: MARMGRPAASTEMDESQFERILTNTARIALVLIGFAVLLVVLQAGKVILAPVTLAIVIGLMFGPVADRLEGFGIPPALSAGVVVLLLLAVIFGGVALFAVPLSEWVARAPAIWDKLQNEISALREPMESVAAFQEQLTSLFGSASAMAVTVEDGGQVIGLAMLAPAIGAQVLIFLASLYFFVATRDHIRVSVLSLCVSRRMRWRTAHIFLDVETKVSRFLLSITFINACVGCAVALAMWAIGMPSPILWGAMAAVLNYIPYVGQGVMILVLLAVGLGTQTGLENILLPVGCYVAINFVEGQIVTPHFIGRTMTLNPFIIFLSITFWLWAWGPVGGLIAVPTLLIAHSILTHAVPSKPVKPKRPVRRTRNMTDREELLANAAVAIREQSEEQQKAEDKRKEERMQPPEGTAPSGVEPAT
- a CDS encoding monovalent cation:proton antiporter-2 (CPA2) family protein, with the translated sequence MAGEAIGHAAEAASHGGIDLLPVVALLAAGVIAVPLFKRLGLGSVLGYLAAGLLLGPSGLEVINDPASVLHLAELGVVMFLFIIGLEMEPSRLWSLRKQIFGLGVIQVSICGLLLTGVGILLGFAPAVAFVFGMGFVLTSTAIVMQILGERGELSTDSGQRMVSILLLEDLAIVPLLAVVAILAPTGGEETLVTRLTGIAIALGAIGLLIFLGRRIMNPFFSLLASTKLREVMTAAALLVVLGAALLFQVSGLSMAMGAFLAGVLLSTSTFRHQLEADVEPFRGILLGLFFLAVGMSLGLATVWANWGIIALSVVAYMLVKAAAIYCIARVLKSSHGEALERAVLMGQGGEFAFVLYTTAATAGLIDAPTNAIFTATVIISMVLTPFFIIGLRYVMPKGETQSMEGVEKADGLSGKILIIGFGRFGQIASQPLLAMHHSVSIIDNDTEMVRVAAQIGFKVYYGDGTRLDILHAAGAGTADVILICTDKKEQTTRIAELLRDEFPLVRVMARAFDRGHAIELVKAGVEYQLRELFESALTFGGDVVQMLGATEEEAAEVVAGVRDRDRQRFELQLAGEDWTGQNLLLSNARDQAREGGVVLSEEAVEDSVAKSAQPAS
- the glgC gene encoding glucose-1-phosphate adenylyltransferase is translated as MADYRVPSPLAREAMAYVLAGGRGTRLMELTDRRAKPAVYFGGKSRIIDFALSNAINSGIRRISVATQYQAHSLIRHLSRGWNFLRQERNESFDVLPASQRVAEDMWYAGTADAVYQNMDIIEDYGARYIVILAGDHIYKMDYEIMLRQHVDTGADVTIGCLEVPRMEATGFGVMHVDGRDRVVNFVEKPKDPPGIPDKPDYALASMGIYVFETRFLMEQLRRDAATEGSSRDFGKDIIPYIVKNGTAWAHRFTRSCVRSSKEEVSYWRDVGTIDAYWKASIDLTDIEPQLDLYDRDWPIWTYAEITPPAKFVHDFDGRRGSAVNSLVSGDCIISGGHLQKTLLSTGSRVHSYSELHEAVVLPYCDIGRNARLKKVVIDRGVNIPEGLVVGDDPEFDAKWFRRTEDGVTLITQAMVNKYLASR
- the glgB gene encoding 1,4-alpha-glucan branching protein GlgB; its protein translation is MNLEPAVPSACGGPWGDAPVTKEIWQADTGDVEAIVNGRHPDPFAFLGLQEAGGAWVLRAFIPHAEMVTAYTLEGTELGHLFPRHPGGFFEGKVNVDRRQPIRYRAKNAGGEWDIYDPYSFGPVLGPMDDYYMGEGSHLRLFDKLGAHEMEFEGIHGTHFAVWAPNAQRVSVVGPFNEWDGRRNPMRNRFENGIWEVFVPVLGTGTLYKFEIVGPDGVVLPLKADPFARQSELRPRTASVVPDPTPFTWTDDKYIEERATRDWRRTPMSIYEVHLGSWRRRPDGGFLTYDQLAEQLVPYAADMGYTHIELLPVTEHPFDPSWGYQPTGLYSPTSRFGDPAGFARFVNAAHEAGLGIILDWVPAHFPTDAHGLAHFDGTALYEHADPRQGYHPDWNTAIYNFGRKEVVSFLVNNALYWLEKFHIDGLRVDAVASMLYLDYSRQPGQWVPNRHGGNENLEAVEFLRRVNSEAYRLHPGTFMIAEESTAWPGVSHPAYTGGLGFGFKWNMGFMNDTLRFMSREPVHRKFHHNDMTFGTVYAFSENFVLPLSHDEVVHGKGSLLEKMPGDDWQQFANLRAYYAFMWGHPGKKLLFMGQEFAQREEWADGKSLDWYLLEAGMHEGMRRLIADLNLAYRQLPALHERDCEPDGFEWVIGNDHANSVFAWLRKAPGADPVLVVSNFTPVPRSGYKIPMPQAGRWVERINTDAGWYSGSNTGNQGAVTAHAVEGQHWPAEAELYLPPLSTLFLKFEPE